In Chryseobacterium salivictor, the DNA window TCTCCGGGTTTACTTTCTTCGACGAAACTCAAGACCTCGCCTATTTCCGATTGATGTTGAGCTTCTCTTGGAAGAAAAATTCCGTGAACTTTATAAATGAGCTGTACAAATCCGCTGCAATCGATACCGAAAAAACTTCTGCCACTCCAGAGAAAAGGTACATTTAGGAATTGCTTAGCCGTTTCCGAAATAGTTCCGACCTTTAAGAATGAACGTTCCGCTTTTTCAGAATTCACTTCACTCCCTATCGACAGCAGGATTGCACCTTGCGAAGTGTTATACATCTGAATGGTATTCAGTACCAGTTCCGTCTTTCTTTCAAGGAAATATTCTTCGGAAATCTCACAAATCTGCTGTGCATCAATCCAACCTTCATAACCATCAAAATCCATTTTTACTTTGACGAACTTTCCTGTACTTTCAAGAATATCAAACGTTTCGCCGTAAAGAAGCTGCGAAGTCATTTCTGACTGATGAGATTGTTCTGCGCGGATTGCCGCCACCGAAACCGTACAAATTCCTTTGTTCATCGTTATTCCTAAAGTTTTATTTTTTTCTGATTAAGTGAAGTCCGTCCCGCAAAGGTAAAATAACATTTTCGAAATTCTCCTCTTTTGAAACCATGTCATTCAGTTCTTTTATTATTTGCGTTGATTTTTGTTTTGGATGCTCTTCTAAAACCTTTCCATACCACAATACATTATCAAAAAGAATAACTGCACCGCTTTTGATTTTGGGTTTTATTAAATTGAAATACTCAACATAATTTTCTTTGTCAGCATCGATGAAAACAAAGTCAAATATCTCCTCTGTTTCTTCTAAAAAAACTTTGGCATCTTTTAACTGAAAATCGATCTGATCTGCAAATTCACTTTCATTAAAATATTTCCTGGGTAAATAGGCCAATTCTTCATTAATGTCTAAAGTGGTTATTTTCCCTTCTTTTGATAAACCTTCGGCTAAACACAAAGTCGCATAACCGGTAAAAGTTCCTATTTCCAGAATATTTTTCGGCTGCAACATCTTCGACAAAAGCGCCAGAAATCTTCCCTGCAGATAACCGGAAATCATGTGCGGCTGCGTCGTTTTCTGGAAAGTTTCTTTTCGTAATCTTTTCAGAATATCGGGTTCTGCCGAGGTGTGATTTTCTAAATAGCGGTCCATTTCGGGACAATTTTCTTCAAAAAAACTCATTGGGTATTAATTTAAGTCAAATTTAAGCATTTAAAATAAAAGCGCTGTTAGAGCTTCAACCTCTAACAGCGCTAAAAATATATCCTGAAATTTGTTTAGTTTTTCACTGGAGCAATATCCATTAACTTCATAAATTCATCTAATTTAGGCATGATGATAATTTCTGTTCTTCTGTTCTCCGCTCTTCCGGAAACAGATGCGTTGGTGGTTTTCGGGTTGTACTCGCTTCGTCCGCCAGCCGTAATTCTCGCTGGATTAACGCCGAATCTTGTCTGAAGAACTTTCGCCATTGATGTTGCTCTCAACGCTGATAAATCCCAGTTGTCTTTTGGTAAATTATTAGAACTCAACGGAACATTATCGGTATTTCCTTCGATCAATACAGAATAAGTATCGTAATCGTTAATCACTTTCGCGACTTTTCCTAACACATCCTGTGCGGCAGGTAAAATGTTATAATCTCCCGTTTTGTACAACATATTGTCAGACAGAGAAATCATGACCACTCCTTTTAAAACCTTCACCTGAACATCGTTATCTGCGATATTATCCAAAGAACGTTTTAATTTATTAGACAAAGCCAAGTTCAAACTGTCGTTTTTAGAATTGGTAGAAATTAATTGCTTGATGTATTTGTTAGAAGAATTGATCTCTCCAATTAATTTATCAATATTCGCAGAACCTTTTCCACTATTTGATAAACACGCATCGAGGGAAGATTTCAAAGCATCGTTTTGTCCTTTTAGCAAAGCATTTTCGCTTGCCAGACCGGAATTAACACCTTTCAAATCCTGAATCTCACGTTGTCTCTCACCAACATTGGTAATACACTGGTTGTAATTTGTATTCAATGCATCAAACTGCTTCTTGCTTACACAAGAAGTCATCAATAATGCCATTCCCAGAACGGCTCCTATTTTTCCAATATTCATAATAATCTTTTTGTTCGTCCAAAAATAGAGAATTCAATTTGAACAGAAGAATTATCTTTGCTAAATATTCCTTAAAAAATCCTTAAAAATTGGTTAACTCAAAGACTTTTCAGCATGCTTTGGAAGAAATCTCCGCTGATTACCGGAATGCAAATTTTCTACTTGCAGTTAGTGGTGGCGCTGATTCTATGGTATTGCTTCATTTATTTAAATCAACGGATTTAACATTGCAAGTCGCTCATATTAACTATAAACTCCGTGGAAGCGATTCTGATGAAGACCAGAAGTTAGTACAGGAGTTTTGTAAAAAACACACGATTCCGTTTCATCTATATCAAGTTTCCGAAAAAGACAACCAACCCAAAAATTCGATACAGGATTGGGCGAGAACCATTCGGTATGATTTCTTTCGGAAAATTCAGCAGGATCAAAAACTGGACTTTATTGTCACCGCACATCATCTGAATGACCAACTGGAAACTTTCATCATCAATCTTTCAAAAGCATCCGGAATTAAAGGATTAAGTGGAATTCCTGCGAATGAAAACAAAATTCTGAGACCGCTGCTTGGTTTTTCTAAACAGGAAATTTATGATTTTGCTAAAGAAAATAAGATTGAATTCCGGGAAGATTTATCCAATCAAAAAAATGATTATTTAAGGAATAAAATCCGCAACGAAATCGTGCCGCACCTGCTGAAAGTCAATGAAAATTTTTTGGAAAACTTTGGAAAGAGCATTTCATATCTCAATCAATCCAAAAATTTCATTGAAGAACAAATTTCAGGGATCGAAAAAGAAATTATCATCCATCAGGAGGATTATTTAATAATGAAGAAAGATCTCTTTTTTAATCAAAGTAATTTTGTCCGGTTTGAAATCCTGCGAAAATATGGTTTTAATGAAGGTGAAGAAATTGAAAAAATCCGAAAAGCAAAAACCGGTAAGAATTTTATTTCCAGTGAATATCAGCTCACCATCGACCGTAAAATCTTGATTTTAAAAAAGATTGCGGATGAAATTGAAACAGAGGATAAGGAAGAAATTATTTTGACTTTAAATGATGAAAATCAAATCCTGATTCCCGACCTGGTTCTTTCAGAAATTAAAGAATTAGGAAAAATGGAATGGAAATTTGATGCTGAAAAAATCCTGTTTCCTTTAAAGTTAAGACGAAAAAAGGATGGCGATTTATTCTTTCCAATAGGAATGATAGGCAAAAAGAAGATCTCAAAATTTTTTAAGGATGAAAAAATCCCTATTTTAGCCCAGCAAAAAATCTGGCTTTTGTGCGACGGTGAAGATCGTATATTAGGAGTGCTCCCGTTGCGCCAGGACAGAAGATTTGTAGCATCTAAAGAAAGTCCAGAAATCATAAAAGTAAAATCATAGTGTCCGGTAAAGCAAGCGGACCGCAAAAAAGTAAAGTGAAAATGAAATTTAAAAATTGGTTTATCCTCATCGTCCTTTTCCTTTTTCAAGGAATTAGCGCACAAATAAAAGATCCTGTAAAATTCAAATACCAAATTAATTCATTACCAAACAATGAATATGAAGCCGTTTTAACCGCCACGATTGATAAAAACTGGCACATTTATTCCAAAGATTTGCCACCAGATTCCGGGATTCCTACCGAAATGAAACTCAGTTCCAAAGACGGGATCAACCTCATCGGGAAAGTCGCAGAAGTGGGTAAAAAGCATGATGAATTTTCGGAAGCTTTCGGCGCTCAAATCGTTTATTATTCTGACAAGGTTTTATTTAAACAGAAATTCAGCCTTAAAAATAATGCAAAACCGGCAAATGTTGTTGCTGAAATCACCTATCAAACCTGTGATGACCGCGTTTGTCTGGCACCGAATACTTTAGAATTCGAGCAGAAAGTAATTCCCATTGCGGCTACCGAAACAGTAAGTACAACCGAAGAAATCACCGCGACGGCCATTACCGGCGAAAATAAAGACAGCATCCGAACCATTGAAATTCAGGAAACAACAATTACTACTCCAATTCCTGCAGTTCAGGAAGGTTTAAAAGTAGCCTCTATTGATTTCGCCAATCCGCAAACAGATTGTGGAATTGTTCAGGAAAAAAATTCAGAAAATTTCTGGACGTATCTGCTATTAGGATTTTTCGGCGGATTGATCGCTTTGTTGACTCCATGTGTTTTTCCGATGATTCCTCTGACGGTTTCTTTCTTCACCAAAGGATCGAAAGACAAAGCAAAAGGGAAAAGAGATGCCTTTATTTACGGATTTTTCATCCTCTTGATTTTTGTATTACTAAGTGTTCCGTTTCATATTATTGACGGAATTGCCGGAAATGTTTTCAATCAAATTTCCACAAGTGTTTGGTTGAATATTGTATTCTTCATCATATTTCTGTTTTTCGCCGGAAGTTTCTTCGGCTATTACGACATTACATTACCGAGTTCGATTGCCAACAAATCTTCGAAAGCAGAAGATGCAGGCGGAATTATCGGAATCTTTTTCATGGCTTTAACGTTGGTCATTGTTTCATTTTCATGTACGGGACCCATTTTAGGAAGTTTATTGGGAAGTTCTCTTACCGGTTCGGCAAATATTCCTATGTTACTGACTTTTGCTCTTGCAGGATTTGGATTTTCATGGGCAATCGTTTTTGGATTGCTGGCTTTGTTTCCACAGGCTTTGCAAAGTTTACCAAAATCTGGAGGTTGGATGAATACGGTGAAAGTTGTTTTAGGTTTCATCGAATTAGGACTGGCTTTAAAATTCTTATCAAAAGCAGATTTGGTTTCCAAAACATTCTTCCTGAAAAGAGAATTATTTATTGTGATCTGGATTCTGATTTCGATTGGTTTAGTTCTTTATTTATTCGGGAAAATCAAATTTCCACATGATGATAAAAAAGCTAAAATTTCGATGACCAGAAAAGTGATCGGCGTTTTAGGAATCGGATTTATCATCTATTTAATTCAGGGATTATTTCCCGGAGAAAGACCGAAGCTGCAATACCTGAGTGGAATTTTGCCTCCAATCAATGTGAGTTATCTCCATGATGAAAAAGACGGGATTTTAGGAATGCATCCGGAACATGATTATTTCAAAGCCATTGAAATTGCGAAAAAAGAAAACAAACCCTTGTTGATCGACTTTACAGGTTACGGTTGTGAAAACTGCCGTAAAATGGAGGAATTCGTCTGGAGCGAACCGGATATTTTACCGATTTTACAAAACGAAGTAATATTAGCCTCTTTATATGTTGATGATAAAGAAGCGCTTCCAGAAAACGAGCAAACCTCGGTTGACATGGGCAACGGACAAAAGAAAAAAGTGAAAACGATTGGTGACAAATGGAGTTTGTTCCAGCAGATCAACTTTAATAATAATTCCCAGCCGCACTATGTTTTGGTAACACCGGACGGAAAAGTAATCAATACGCCCGTTTCCGGATATATGCCAAAAGAGGATTTCAAAGCCTTCCTGGAGTGCGGGATTGCTTATTTTAAGACGAAGAGATGATAGCCTTATAGAGAATAGACGAAGAGACAATAGATTTTAGTTTTGATATAAAAATAACCGGCAGTGATTGCCGGTTATTTTTATGGTTAAGATTTTAAAATCAACTCTGAAGTTATGGTTTTATTTTCACTATTTTATCATCTTTAATAACCACAATTTCACCATTATTTTTTCTTTTCAGTTCAATCATTTTATCATACGCTTTTTCAAGCCCTTTTATGATTTTATTCTTTCGTTGAATTTTATCTTGTTTTGTCATGATATTTTTTTAAGGTGTTAAATTTTTCTTGATGAACGATAAAAACATTTTCGTCCCCATATTTCTCAGCAATTAAGTGATGGCTTCCTTCTGAATTATCAAAAATTAGAACCTGGTCAACAATTGAAAGATAAATATCAAATAAGTTTTTAATGCCGTTCAAATACCTTCTCTCAATAACTTCAGGCGGAATATTATGCCCTCCTTCCTTTACTCTTAATTTTACCCGCTCTTTTGCCAAGTCCGGATTTTTAAGCCAGAAGAAAAGTAAAATCGTGTTATATCCCTGTTGTTTTGCTTTTAAAATTTTTTGTTTATATGTTCTCGTTGCTAGAGTTGTTTCAAATGCGAAATTTTCCTCATTGTTAAAGAGCTCATCTATTCGCTTCAGCATAATTCTACCGGCTTCAAAAGCAACTTTTTCAGGCTGAAATGGCGACAACCCTTTTGCTATTTCATCGGCGTTCACAAATTCTTTACAATCAAGGATTTCAGGTAAAATAGTAAAAGACGCTGTGGTTTTTCCAGCACCATTACAACCAGCAATTATATAAAGATTTTTCTCACTCATTAATACAAATTTACGCTAAAAGATCTTGCAATCATTTATTTTCTTCCTTTTCTAATTTTGCGATCAGTAAAGATTTTATTTTCGTAAAAGCATAATCTTTTGCTTCGGCGAAAGAAACATGATACAACCGCTCAAAATTCTTCAGATGTTCGGGAAAAGATTTCAAAAGCCTGTCATAGTAAGAGTCCAAGACAGCATCATTGGGCATTTCAAAATTAATTCTGAGCTGAAATCTTCTTAACAAAGCAATATCGATAATTTCGGCGTGATTGCTAGCGGCGATAAGCATAGCATTGGCCGGATAATAATCGATGAGCTGAATAATCGTATTGACCAGTCTTCGCATTTCGCCAACATCTTTATCATCGCTTCCTCTTTCCTTACCGATCTGGTCGAATTCATCCAGGAAAAGAACTGCTTTTTCCCGGGCAGCTTTATCGAAAACCTGTTTCAGATTCTGTGAAGTCTCCCCAATTCTGGAACAGACCACATTACTCAGGTTCAAAATCATGATAGGCTTTCCGAGTGCGTGAGCGATGGCTTTTGCGGTCGTGGTTTTTCCGCAGCCGGAATGTCCCTGCAGTAGAATTTTGTTATTCACCGGCAAACCGTATTTGGTAAGTTCGTCAACATATCTGTGTTCTTTGATGAGTTGCTGAATATTTTGGTGATTGTATTTATTCAGGAAAACATCTTCTAAAGAAACGGCTTCTCTGTCATTGATAATAAGGTCGAATACATTCATGATTGCTGATTTCTAAGTGCAAATTTAGGGAAGATTTGGGAAATTAATGATTTGAAGAAATCAAAATCTATGGATAAAAAATCGCCATATTCAAATTAATAGGATTATTATATTTTTTGATAATATTTCTCAATCGATCGTTCACTTCCCTACTATTTGAAGAATTGACAATTGTTCCATCGTTCAGATAAAATTCATTATTACTGGAATTTCCTGTTCCGTTTTTTATAAAATTCACAGGAGATTCATAATATTTTAATTTTGCACTTTTATACTTTTCCCAAGTTACGGGAACACTCATTTGATGCGCTATTTCAAGATATTGATTTCCTGCCGGTTCTTTTATTTTTTCCGATTTTGCTAAAGAAAATTTATAATTGTTTTTATCGTCCGAAATCTCGGTAATTAATCCCGGCAGGCCATGAAATTTATAAGGTCCTTCCTGAAAAGGGAATTCTGTAGTAAACCACGCAATCCAATTTCTACCTCCCCAAGTTGTGGTGGCTTTTTGAAGTATTAAATCTTTGACCAACTTTTTATCGGTGCTTAGTTTCCAGATTTGGGAATCTTTTGTTTGCAATCCGAGAATTGTATTTTCTAGCAAATCGTATTCGCTGAAATCTGAACTTCCTTTTTGATGTTTGACAATGGTGGAAGTATTCAGTTTCATCTCTTTGGGAAAAGGAATATTATTTGCGACCAAGGAATCTGCAATAAAATAATCTCTCGTGTAGTAAAGAACTTCATTCCCGGTAATATCTAAATGGTAGTTTTCTTTGGTGGTCAGGTTCATGGTAGAATCTTTTTTGTACTCAACATCATAAATAAATCGGTGAGTTTGCGCATTACCATAAACACTGCAAAGTATGATCAAAAAAATAAAATTAGTTTTCATCTGCTTTATCATTTATAAAGTTTAATTCTTCCTCGCTTAAATTCACAAGCCCTTTGTCATCACTAATCTTCATGTTTTTCCAGAAATAACCGTTAATATCAACTGGATTCTGAACGCCACGTTCTTCAGTCGGTTTAAAACTTTTGAAAATGATATCTCTGGCATTCCGATATTCAAAAACTTTATCACCCATTGCATATTTAATACCCTCGTATCTAATGCTTATTTTGGAAGGCACGTATTTTTCTCCGCTTTTATAAAATTCAAAAATATAAGTTCCATCCGGCGACTGGCGTTGGTATTCAAAACCATCTTCATCTTTAAAAACCTCCAGACTGGCATTACTCTGCTTAAAATTCATTTCGAATAAAGTAATTACCTTATCTGCTTTGTTATATCTGAACGTTCCAGTATAAGTGATGTTGTCAGTCATTTTAATTTTATAAGAAATTTCCTGTTCGAATTCATTTTCGTAAAGTAGTTTACCGGAGGTTACCGCATTTTTATTTTTACTGCGTCGCATCATATAAAAAAGTTCATAGTCAAAAAACATACTTCCGACAGGTTGATGACTTACCTTTTGTGGTTTTACTTTAATATTAAAGTCATTGTTTTCCAATTTTAAATATCTCAAGGTGTCAATTTGTAATTGCACAAAATTTTTATGCTTCCCATTAAATGCTTCTTTCGCATTATATTGTCCATCTCGGGTCCAAAATTTCCCGTCTGCTACCACCAATAATTTCATTTTATTATTTTCAAATCTTTTTTGAGAATAAGTGACATCAAAGATGGCGGGCTTATCATAATATCTGTTTGTATAATTTTTGGAAACATCTGTAAAAATCTTTTTGATGTCAACCGAAACTATTTTCACCTCATCTATATCATTGTAAAGCGGTTTTAGTTTTATACTTGATTGAAATTTGGAGGTTTTCAAGGTTTCATATCCGGTGAAAGAAACTTCAAATTGTTTCGCATCTTTCGGAAGCGAAATAGAACCATCATCATTAGAATAGAAAATCTGATCTGCCAGAATAATTCTCACATTGGGAATTGCCTTACCTGTTTCAGCATCCTCGATTTTGACTTTTTTAAGAGTTTGAGAATTGAGTATTGAAAAAGAAAATACAAAAAAAAGTAAAATTTGCTTCATAAAATAAGTTTGTTAGTGGAACATTTAAAGTTCGTCTAAAATTATATTAATTTTGAATACAAAAGTGATAAGGAAAAGATAAATTTTCGGAGATTTAGTTAATTATTACTAATTAATAAGCACTATAAAATCATTACTGTTAAAAACACCAAAAAGAAATTTCTAAATAAAAAATAACCAACACAAAAATGCAGGTTATTTTGAAAATATAACTGAAAATTATTTTAGCCCGGATTGAGCGGGTTTGTCTGAGCTCTTTTTCTGCGGTTCCTGAACCGCAGAAAAAAGCGAGCCGTGAAAGCCGGACCGAATTTCATAAGTAGCAAAAATCCTGTTGCTCCTAAAAAACAAATTAATTAGTAATCGGAAGACTGCTGAATCCAATCGAAGTTTTCACTGAAATATCGGAAGTAGGCGATTGCTTCAATACATACACCAACCGCTGCTGAACGCTGCCCGATTTCATCATACGGTCTAAAGTAGCCGAAGTGCTTACATCCAGCGAAAGTGAGCTTCCAACATTATCCGGAATATCTTCCCGTGAGGCAACCAACACTTCATTGCTGCCATTATTAGAAAGATACACTTTCACCGATTTGAAAAGCCCGACACTGGTATTTGAATTTACAGAAAGGGTGGCATTGGAAACGCGGATATCTTTTACATTAGCTCCCGCTCCCGTTAACTGATTAATACTTTGCGCCGCAGAAATACTGGATAATGTAGTGTTTGCCGGAGATCCCGAAGTGACCAAAACCGTTGCATTATACGGAAAGGTATTCTGCAAAATCGAAGAAACAGTGGAACAACTCGCGAGAGTCGCAGTGGCAACAATCGCAGATAAAAAAATATTTTTCATAACTGTAGTAATTTAATTAATTTCTCATATCCAGAAATTGTACCAAGTCTTTCTTTTAACAAAATCTTAACGGTAGGCGGAAAATATTTTGAAAGTGATTATTCTAAATTTACGGTGAATTTTCCTTTGGCTTCACCTGACGCCATATTGCTTTTCCCAATGATGAGCCAGATTTCTCCTTTTTCTTTGATATCATATTTTATTTCTCTGCCGAAAGGACCGTCATAATGGCCGTTCGCCAATTTAATTTGGTTAAAACGGATGTTCATATCAGAATTTTCCGGACTTATTTTTCCGATGAGTTGTCTTCGGTTAAAATCCCGGATTTTCACAACCATCTGCTGATTTTCAGTGGTGAATTCATCGGAAAGCAGTATTGGAAGTTGATCAGCATTAATGGTCTGAATAATTTTATTCCCGCCAACCGTTCTTTCTGTTTTGAATGACTCTTTTAGGGCGTTGTTTTCGTCAATAGAAACAATTCCGTTTGCGGCGGAGTCCATTTTATTATGAATAGCCTTTTGCTCTGAAACAATGACAGAATCATTATCTACGGTATTTTCCGATACTACTTCCTTTTTCTGACACGACATGATTATTAAGGGAAGGATTGCAAGAATTTTTTTCATTGATTTTATTTTAAAGATTCGTGAAAGAGCGTTTTGGGAAAGAAATGTTTTTTCCCATTATATTTTTAATTTGGTTAAAATCTCTTTTTCCTAATGTTGATCGTACTTTTCATCTGTATAATTCAGCAATTGTCTTTCATTAGAATCAAAACCTGCCGAGGAAAATTGAACTCAGAACCATATTATTTGGATTGGTTATTTCGGACAGTTAATAAAACAACGAGCCAAAATTGTTCCATAATAAAACCAACATTTGACTGATTACAAGGCATTCTTATTACTATTAATTTTGGATATGGGACTGAATATTTAGAAAAACCATAATTCACCACGATTAAGATAAAGCTGCAAAATCGCACGCGCAAAGTCTTTAAATCAATTCAAACAATCTTTTACCTTGCTAAAAACCGCCTTTTCTAAATCCTCTGAGAGAATTCCTGATACTCAAAACCCTGTTACTTCCTCACTTTCATTTAATCTTACCGCTGATGAAATTCAGACAGTCGCTAAAAATAATTACCTTTGTAGTCAATAAAAAAAATGCTGAATAATTTAAGACATAAAATGGAAAGACAATGGTTTGGAGTGCTCACAAGAATGGGCGCCAAACTGGGAATTCCGGTTTCTAAACTTCGGGTATTTTTTATCTACTCCACTTTTGCAACTGCGGGCGTTTTCTTTCTCATTTATTTGGGTTTAGCCTTTACCCTGTGGATTAAGGATATGTTTATCACCCGACGGCCAAACGTTTTTGATTTATAATAATACGAATTCCACGAATTTTCACAAATGAAACGAATACGATGATTTGGTTTGAAGAATTGCAGATGCGTAAAAAACTTTCGAGAATTTATGCGGCTTACGAAAGCACTTTTCCGGAAGACGAACGAAGAGAGCAGAAACAATTTCTCGCTTTATTAGAAAATCCTGACTGTTTTATTTTCGCCGTAAAAAACGATGATGATTTTGTCGGTTATTTAATTCTTTGGAAATTAGAAAATTCCTGTTTTTTGGAACATTTCGAAGTCTTTGAAGAATACCGAAATCTGAAATTAGGTTCGCAGATTTTAGCAGAATTAAAGGAAAAATTTGGCAATATCGTTTTAGAATCTGAACCGAATTCTTTAGGTGAAATGGCTGAAAGAAGAATTAATTTTTACATCAGAAATGGTTTCTCGGTTATTTCGCAGGATTATATCCAACCGAGTTACGGGATTGGCAAGAATTCAATCAATTTATTTTTGCTGAGTAATTTTGCCGTGGAAAACGTGAAGAAAATTGAAGAAGAACTGCTTTCTAAAGTTTATCAGTTGTAAAAAAAAGTGATAAAGCTTTTTGTAGAAATACAACTTTAGCAAAATAAAACATTAATCAACCTCATATTCCAGCTTAATTGTAATACGCGCCTCCTTGTCTTTGGACGAAGTATTAAACGTCCCGCCATAAGAATATTCTTCCGTGGAATTGGGTGCGGTGATTTGGGTAACACCCATCGTAGCTCTTTTTAAATGTCCCAATTTTGAACCGGAATTTTCGGCGATTTTTTCTGCGCGCTGTTTGGCATCTTTTGTGGCATCGGCAATCATCTGCTGTTTGACGTCGGCCAATTTGGTGTAGAAATAATTCGGTGGAGAAGAAGTAAATTCGATTCCCAAATTGATAATTTCGGTAATGTTTCGCGAAAGATTTTCGATTTTCGCCACCTCTTTGCTGTTGATAGAAACAGTTTGTGAAAGTTGGTAACCTGCAAAAGTCTGATGACTGGATCCATTAGAATCATTGGTATAAGTGAATTGCTTCTGAATATCTACGGCCGAAAAAACCATCTTATCTTTCGGAATTCCTTTGGACACCAAATAATTTTCAATGATCTTTTTATCGTTTGCCAATTCGTCGTAAGCGGATTTGAGTTCGAAACTGTTACGGGAAAAATTTCCGCTCCAGGTAATAAGGTCTGAGGTAAATTTATTACTTCCCAATCCGGTAACAGAAATGGTATTATCCGCTCTATTTCTATTTTTAATGGCGCTGCCTAAAAACGCAAGACCGATGATGAAACCTGCTGCCGCAATGGCGATGGCGATAATGTTTTTATTCATAACGAAGTATTTTTATGATTGCGTTTCGCAGTTTGTTTAATGAAGTTTAAAGGTAGGAATAAATTATTTTACTTTTTCACAAAATAACTCAGCATAAAAAAGCATTTTAAGGGAACAATCATCATTTGCTTATCTGTTTAAATATTGCGGAAGCGTTTCTTCTAAAAGGAAAAGTACTTTTGATAAATTTCCTGCTTTAATCAATTTGCTGATTTCAGGTTTAATTCCGATGGAGAACTGAAGGAATTCTGCTGTCTTTTCGCCAGGAATTTCCATTTTGGTAAAATATTCATCGCCTACTTTTCCCCTAATCCATGAAATATTATCCTGAAGATCTTCATACTTATATAGCTGTCTCATTCTTCTGCCATCACCTGAAATATTTTTATATAA includes these proteins:
- a CDS encoding SIMPL domain-containing protein, with product MNKNIIAIAIAAAGFIIGLAFLGSAIKNRNRADNTISVTGLGSNKFTSDLITWSGNFSRNSFELKSAYDELANDKKIIENYLVSKGIPKDKMVFSAVDIQKQFTYTNDSNGSSHQTFAGYQLSQTVSINSKEVAKIENLSRNITEIINLGIEFTSSPPNYFYTKLADVKQQMIADATKDAKQRAEKIAENSGSKLGHLKRATMGVTQITAPNSTEEYSYGGTFNTSSKDKEARITIKLEYEVD
- a CDS encoding PspC family transcriptional regulator; protein product: MLNNLRHKMERQWFGVLTRMGAKLGIPVSKLRVFFIYSTFATAGVFFLIYLGLAFTLWIKDMFITRRPNVFDL
- a CDS encoding GLPGLI family protein, with the protein product MKTNFIFLIILCSVYGNAQTHRFIYDVEYKKDSTMNLTTKENYHLDITGNEVLYYTRDYFIADSLVANNIPFPKEMKLNTSTIVKHQKGSSDFSEYDLLENTILGLQTKDSQIWKLSTDKKLVKDLILQKATTTWGGRNWIAWFTTEFPFQEGPYKFHGLPGLITEISDDKNNYKFSLAKSEKIKEPAGNQYLEIAHQMSVPVTWEKYKSAKLKYYESPVNFIKNGTGNSSNNEFYLNDGTIVNSSNSREVNDRLRNIIKKYNNPINLNMAIFYP
- a CDS encoding GNAT family N-acetyltransferase; the encoded protein is MIWFEELQMRKKLSRIYAAYESTFPEDERREQKQFLALLENPDCFIFAVKNDDDFVGYLILWKLENSCFLEHFEVFEEYRNLKLGSQILAELKEKFGNIVLESEPNSLGEMAERRINFYIRNGFSVISQDYIQPSYGIGKNSINLFLLSNFAVENVKKIEEELLSKVYQL